From Polyangia bacterium, one genomic window encodes:
- a CDS encoding 3'-5' exonuclease: protein MATNTMLTGRLERLDEISVDDTGGVPRADAGAGGAPGPAAPTIVAEEEALLSVVLRRLDSEKKKTRAPVDDAGSLIELRDALAEAKPEDQGSILEQMHRIEALSRQRGKGDNPPIDRKSPYFGHLRLEEGGKRRDVLIGARSFVEPGGGVQIVDWRNAPVSRLFYRYEEGDSYEEQLGDRLVEGEIVARRTVAIVEAQLRRVASPQGTFSRDLRTNDWRAVATQQAKLQIARDGTATIIPSRPPLPGRSGAAAPALPPPPPTRGKLGFDDAGGGRSPDRHLPAIAALIDPRQFELITQPSSGLIAVQGSAGSGKTTIGLHRIAYLAFAEPRRFRPERMLVVVYQRALASYVSRVLPSLDVDGVAVQTFADWADTVRKLALPLLQAPLTDDTPPLVIRAKSHGAMLRVVADRQEAMQTSLRERLARELDGKPGRDATLAFWDQTRGPADTRVTALAMWIKGAADIDPATRNAIENVGRALRSITRDVTGEWAALLTDRRALGEGFARHAPGFFSEGQLDDIHRWCVARERLRHAPKDGDDAGEVYGLDPEDDALLLRIYQLQRGLLPGAKGPPLAYEHLMVDEVQDFSPVELAVLLDTTTRQRSVTLAGDTAQAIAPEHGFTNWRALLDDLGIPHERIEPLRVSYRSTREIVDCAEHVLGPLQGDVRPVAPRAGAPVEAFGFASAGEASEFLSHALKELIRNEPTASVALVARHPEQARLYYDALSRAEVPTLRLVADQDFSFTAGIDVTDVRQTKGLEFDIVILLEAGDTSYPVADDARRLLHVAMTRAAHQLWITYTGRPSPLLPDELRG, encoded by the coding sequence GTGGCAACCAACACTATGCTGACCGGTCGCTTGGAACGGCTAGACGAAATATCCGTCGACGACACGGGTGGGGTTCCGCGCGCCGATGCCGGCGCGGGCGGTGCTCCGGGGCCGGCCGCGCCGACCATCGTGGCCGAAGAAGAGGCCCTGCTGAGCGTGGTGCTGCGGCGCCTGGACAGCGAGAAGAAAAAGACCCGCGCCCCGGTCGACGACGCCGGCAGCCTGATCGAACTGCGTGACGCCCTGGCCGAGGCCAAACCCGAAGACCAAGGTTCGATCCTGGAACAGATGCACCGGATCGAAGCGCTGTCGCGCCAGCGCGGCAAGGGCGACAACCCGCCCATCGATCGCAAGTCGCCGTACTTTGGCCACCTGCGCCTGGAAGAAGGCGGCAAGCGCCGCGACGTCTTGATCGGCGCCCGCAGCTTTGTCGAACCGGGCGGCGGCGTGCAGATCGTCGACTGGCGAAACGCGCCCGTGTCGCGGCTGTTCTATCGTTATGAAGAGGGCGATTCGTACGAAGAGCAGCTGGGCGATCGCCTGGTCGAAGGCGAGATCGTCGCCCGCCGCACGGTGGCCATCGTCGAAGCCCAGCTGCGCCGGGTGGCCTCGCCGCAGGGGACGTTTTCGCGCGACCTGCGCACCAATGACTGGCGGGCCGTCGCCACCCAGCAGGCCAAGCTGCAGATCGCCCGCGACGGCACGGCGACGATCATCCCGTCGCGCCCGCCGCTGCCGGGACGCAGCGGCGCCGCCGCACCCGCGCTGCCGCCGCCGCCCCCGACGCGCGGCAAGCTGGGTTTCGATGACGCGGGCGGCGGGCGCAGCCCGGACCGCCACCTGCCGGCCATCGCCGCGCTGATCGATCCACGCCAGTTCGAATTGATCACCCAGCCCAGCTCGGGGTTGATCGCCGTGCAGGGCTCGGCCGGCAGCGGCAAGACGACCATCGGATTGCACCGCATCGCCTACCTGGCGTTCGCCGAGCCGCGCCGCTTTCGACCCGAACGCATGCTGGTGGTGGTGTACCAGCGCGCGCTGGCCAGCTACGTGTCGCGGGTGCTACCGTCGCTGGACGTCGACGGCGTGGCGGTGCAGACGTTCGCCGACTGGGCGGACACGGTCCGCAAGCTGGCGCTGCCGCTGCTGCAAGCGCCGCTGACCGACGACACGCCGCCCTTGGTGATCCGAGCCAAGTCGCACGGGGCCATGCTGCGTGTCGTGGCCGACCGGCAGGAAGCGATGCAAACGTCCCTGCGCGAGCGGCTGGCCCGCGAGCTGGACGGCAAGCCCGGGCGCGACGCCACCCTGGCCTTTTGGGATCAAACGCGCGGACCGGCCGACACCCGCGTCACCGCGCTGGCGATGTGGATCAAAGGAGCCGCCGACATAGATCCCGCCACGCGCAACGCCATCGAGAATGTCGGCCGGGCCTTGCGTTCGATCACCCGCGACGTCACCGGCGAGTGGGCGGCGCTGCTGACCGATCGGCGCGCGCTGGGTGAAGGCTTTGCCCGCCACGCGCCCGGATTTTTCAGCGAAGGTCAGCTGGACGACATCCACCGCTGGTGCGTGGCGCGCGAACGGCTGCGCCACGCGCCCAAGGACGGCGACGACGCCGGCGAGGTCTACGGCCTTGATCCCGAAGACGACGCGCTGCTGCTGCGCATCTACCAGTTGCAGCGCGGGCTGCTGCCGGGCGCCAAGGGGCCGCCGCTGGCGTACGAGCACCTGATGGTCGACGAGGTGCAGGATTTTTCGCCGGTCGAGCTGGCCGTGTTACTGGACACCACCACGCGCCAGCGCTCGGTCACCTTGGCGGGCGACACCGCGCAGGCCATCGCCCCCGAGCACGGCTTCACCAACTGGCGCGCGCTGCTGGACGATCTCGGGATCCCGCACGAACGCATCGAGCCGCTCCGGGTCAGCTATCGATCGACGCGAGAGATCGTCGACTGCGCCGAGCACGTGCTGGGCCCTCTGCAAGGTGACGTGCGCCCGGTGGCGCCGCGCGCCGGCGCGCCGGTGGAGGCGTTCGGTTTCGCCTCGGCCGGCGAGGCCAGCGAGTTTCTGTCGCACGCCCTGAAAGAATTGATCCGCAACGAGCCGACGGCATCCGTGGCGCTGGTGGCGCGGCACCCGGAGCAAGCGCGTCTTTATTACGACGCCTTGTCGCGCGCGGAGGTCCCAACGTTGCGTTTGGTGGCCGACCAGGATTTCTCGTTCACCGCCGGCATCGACGTCACCGACGTGCGCCAGACCAAGGGCCTGGAATTCGACATCGTCATTCTGCTGGAGGCCGGCGACACGTCGTATCCGGTGGCCGACGACGCGCGGCGGTTGTTGCACGTGGCAATGACCCGCGCCGCGCACCAACTGTGGATCACCTACACCGGGCGCCCGTCGCCCCTGCTTCCCGACGAGCTGCGGGGCTAG
- a CDS encoding serine/threonine-protein kinase: protein MVLAQWAAIRLHPGTGQRKFSSAFRRWCCWPDGDGDCPLRQADRPPGANTTKRMETSGPRRGQSGLDSANVRRARMAKHGRYKIVRKVADGGMAEIFLATQIGREGFQKTVVLKRVHGTIYADPQFRNMFIDEAHISMSLSHSNIVQILDLGLAGGRYFLVLELVDGWDLGRVLQRSNNAGMPLPRELGLYMTAEICRALSYAHGKTQDGKPLGIVHRDVSPHNVLISEQGEVKLTDFGIAKAMNKREHTGTGVVKGKVAFMSPEQAMGKAIDARSDLFSVGTMLYLLMAGKRPFEAPTDLETLLRVQKADFRPPDKARPDMEPALATVISRAMHLQPEQRYQSADEMLIDVERVMRTVFQPVGQTELKRWLADLHATDGVDSIGKAASQPSAMSPGSGEMEGKDVVLSDSASQPLDVGEEETSLDVLGRAENESRPRTTRHRSSENLLPVPDDKEAPVSARQSRAEFSLPVPDDEGGPPGRRRRRSGGRGLLTIFFVGALLVVGAWLAGSYMGFRVQDPTARAGGPVDSTAAGPSKPATTSPPSKTPGTAGAAGESEPAVAKKPAPAEAASPATAAESRERTGKKPRASGGSSSDHLRHGMMELKNMMAPDPSLLPPQGATAPEPKHENTEEPAPPPPAPSGESEKTP from the coding sequence ATGGTTCTTGCGCAATGGGCGGCGATTCGCCTGCATCCGGGAACCGGACAGCGGAAATTCTCGTCGGCCTTCCGACGGTGGTGTTGCTGGCCCGACGGCGACGGCGATTGCCCCTTGCGCCAAGCTGACCGACCACCTGGCGCCAACACCACAAAACGCATGGAAACTTCGGGGCCCCGCCGCGGCCAATCCGGCCTGGATAGTGCTAACGTCCGCAGAGCGCGGATGGCGAAGCACGGGCGATACAAGATTGTCAGGAAGGTCGCGGACGGCGGCATGGCCGAGATCTTTCTCGCCACCCAGATCGGACGCGAAGGTTTCCAGAAGACCGTGGTGCTGAAACGGGTGCACGGGACGATCTACGCCGACCCCCAGTTCCGCAACATGTTCATCGACGAAGCCCACATCTCGATGAGCCTGTCGCACAGCAACATCGTGCAGATTCTGGATCTGGGCCTCGCCGGCGGGCGGTACTTTCTGGTGCTGGAGCTGGTCGACGGCTGGGATCTGGGGCGGGTGCTGCAGCGTTCGAACAACGCCGGCATGCCGTTGCCGCGCGAGCTTGGTCTTTATATGACCGCCGAGATCTGCCGCGCCCTGTCTTACGCGCACGGCAAGACCCAGGACGGCAAGCCGCTCGGCATCGTTCACCGCGACGTCAGCCCGCACAACGTCCTCATCAGCGAGCAGGGCGAGGTGAAGCTGACCGATTTTGGCATCGCCAAGGCGATGAACAAGCGCGAGCACACCGGCACCGGCGTGGTCAAAGGCAAGGTCGCCTTCATGTCGCCCGAGCAGGCGATGGGCAAGGCCATCGACGCGCGTTCGGATCTGTTCTCGGTGGGGACAATGTTGTACCTGCTGATGGCCGGCAAGCGGCCCTTCGAGGCACCGACCGATCTGGAAACGTTGTTGCGCGTGCAGAAGGCCGACTTCCGTCCACCCGACAAGGCGCGCCCGGACATGGAGCCAGCGTTGGCGACGGTCATCTCGCGCGCCATGCACCTGCAACCCGAACAGCGTTACCAAAGCGCGGACGAGATGTTGATCGACGTCGAGCGGGTGATGCGCACGGTGTTCCAGCCCGTCGGACAGACCGAGCTCAAACGCTGGCTGGCCGACCTGCACGCCACCGACGGCGTCGATTCCATCGGCAAGGCGGCCTCGCAGCCGTCGGCGATGTCGCCCGGTAGCGGCGAGATGGAAGGCAAGGACGTCGTGCTCAGCGATTCGGCGTCGCAGCCTCTCGACGTGGGCGAAGAGGAGACGTCGCTGGATGTTCTCGGCCGCGCGGAAAACGAATCGCGGCCGCGCACCACCCGCCACCGCTCGTCAGAGAATTTGTTGCCGGTGCCCGATGACAAGGAAGCGCCGGTGTCGGCGCGCCAGTCGCGCGCCGAGTTCTCGCTGCCGGTGCCCGACGACGAGGGCGGACCGCCCGGGCGGCGGCGACGGCGCAGCGGCGGGCGGGGCCTTTTGACGATCTTTTTCGTCGGAGCGCTGCTGGTGGTGGGCGCCTGGTTGGCCGGCAGCTACATGGGCTTCCGCGTGCAAGATCCAACAGCGCGCGCCGGAGGCCCGGTTGATTCGACCGCCGCCGGCCCCAGCAAACCGGCGACGACCAGCCCGCCGTCGAAGACGCCCGGCACGGCCGGCGCCGCAGGCGAGAGCGAGCCCGCCGTTGCCAAGAAGCCGGCGCCCGCTGAAGCCGCGAGCCCCGCCACCGCCGCCGAATCGCGCGAGCGCACCGGCAAGAAACCGCGCGCTTCCGGCGGTAGCAGCAGCGACCACCTGCGCCACGGCATGATGGAGCTCAAGAATATGATGGCGCCTGATCCGTCATTGCTGCCACCGCAAGGCGCAACAGCGCCCGAGCCCAAGCACGAGAACACCGAAGAGCCGGCGCCCCCGCCGCCCGCCCCGTCGGGCGAATCCGAAAAGACGCCCTGA
- a CDS encoding PilZ domain-containing protein has protein sequence MAEHFRRIDPRYDRQLEVELFLEGKKRVARTRNISLGGLYVEVQEAAAIGTAVQLRFVLPTQPEAIEVAGDVRWVVRKGPADPIGIGIRFEGLRARDVWALNRFFQTA, from the coding sequence TTGGCAGAACACTTTCGACGAATCGACCCCCGATATGACCGACAGCTAGAGGTCGAGCTGTTTTTGGAGGGGAAAAAGCGGGTGGCCCGAACGCGGAACATCTCGCTGGGCGGTCTTTACGTCGAAGTGCAAGAAGCAGCCGCCATCGGCACAGCCGTGCAGCTCCGTTTTGTCTTGCCGACCCAGCCCGAAGCGATCGAAGTGGCTGGCGATGTCCGCTGGGTGGTGCGCAAAGGGCCAGCCGATCCCATCGGCATCGGCATCCGCTTCGAAGGGCTGCGCGCGCGCGACGTCTGGGCGTTGAACCGTTTTTTTCAGACCGCGTAG
- a CDS encoding ABC-F family ATP-binding cassette domain-containing protein, with protein sequence MISTTNIGKEYGARVLFTDVSLLLNDGCRYGLVGANGSGKSTFLRIVAGDEESSEGTVTIPKRARMGVLRQDRFLDDDAIILDLAMRGDGIVWNALCEQRRIAASGSLDEAASVGDLEDLIAAHDGYTLEARSSAVLEGLGIPTTLHRAPLSTLSGGFKLRVLLAQVLVGGVDVLLLDEPTNHLDILTIRWLEKFLAGYAGCAVIISHDQRFLDNVTTHTLDVDYGTITSYVGNYSTAMMEKAAARGLKETRIARAQEEIARKRAFVERFGAKATKASQAQSRLKQIERIEVEDIAETSRRTPQLKFAPERPSGREVLELKHVSKTYGDKRVLSDVSLVVRRNERIAIIGPNGLGKSTLLKIAVERLGADGGAIKWGHETRPGYFPQDHREVLDDPQATPLELLSALCPAESPTYVRGQLGRVLFSGHDVDKRVGLLSGGEAARLVFAVLAVQKPNVLVLDEPTNHLDLEAIHALRDALAAYQGTVLFVSHDRWFVSQLATRIVEITPDGLRDFAGTYSEYLERCGDDHLDGEAVLLKAKRERKAATGRDAITAAAPAPGESWEEQKRRRNRLAQLPKLRDKALADIEAAEARKRELQGLFYSGEFYQRSPSEIAALKREDATLSQTIERLMATWEDLETELHAATASNTAGDS encoded by the coding sequence ATGATCTCCACCACCAACATCGGCAAGGAATACGGCGCCCGGGTTCTGTTCACCGACGTGTCGCTGCTGCTGAACGACGGCTGCCGCTATGGGCTGGTGGGCGCCAACGGTTCAGGCAAGAGCACGTTCCTGCGCATCGTGGCCGGCGACGAAGAATCGTCGGAAGGCACGGTGACCATCCCCAAGCGCGCGCGGATGGGCGTGTTGCGCCAGGATCGGTTTCTTGATGACGATGCAATCATCCTGGACCTGGCCATGCGCGGCGACGGGATCGTCTGGAACGCGCTTTGCGAACAGCGCCGGATCGCCGCCAGCGGCTCGCTGGACGAAGCGGCCAGCGTCGGCGATCTGGAAGATCTGATCGCCGCCCACGACGGCTATACCTTGGAGGCGCGATCAAGCGCGGTGCTGGAAGGTCTGGGCATTCCCACCACCTTGCACCGCGCGCCGCTGTCGACGCTGTCGGGCGGGTTCAAGCTGCGCGTCTTGCTGGCGCAGGTCCTGGTGGGCGGCGTCGACGTGCTGCTGCTCGACGAGCCGACCAACCACCTCGACATCCTGACCATCCGCTGGCTGGAAAAATTCCTGGCCGGTTATGCCGGCTGCGCGGTGATCATCTCGCACGACCAGCGCTTTTTGGACAACGTCACCACCCACACGCTGGACGTCGACTACGGAACCATCACGTCGTACGTCGGCAATTACTCGACGGCGATGATGGAGAAAGCAGCGGCGCGCGGGTTGAAAGAGACGCGCATCGCCCGCGCCCAGGAAGAGATCGCCCGCAAGCGCGCCTTCGTCGAACGTTTCGGCGCCAAGGCCACCAAGGCGTCGCAGGCGCAAAGCCGCCTGAAGCAGATCGAACGCATCGAGGTGGAGGACATCGCCGAGACGTCGCGCCGCACCCCGCAGCTGAAGTTCGCGCCCGAACGGCCCAGCGGCCGCGAGGTCCTGGAGCTGAAACACGTCAGCAAGACTTACGGCGACAAGCGCGTGCTGTCCGACGTGTCGCTGGTGGTGCGGCGAAACGAACGAATCGCCATCATCGGGCCGAACGGCCTGGGCAAATCGACGCTGCTGAAGATCGCCGTCGAGCGCCTGGGCGCCGACGGCGGCGCCATCAAGTGGGGCCACGAGACGCGCCCCGGATATTTCCCGCAAGATCACCGGGAGGTATTGGACGATCCGCAGGCCACGCCGCTGGAGCTATTGTCGGCGCTGTGCCCGGCGGAAAGCCCGACCTACGTGCGCGGACAACTGGGGCGGGTGCTGTTCTCCGGCCATGACGTGGACAAACGGGTGGGCCTGCTGTCGGGTGGCGAGGCGGCGCGCCTGGTCTTCGCCGTGCTGGCGGTGCAGAAACCGAACGTGCTGGTGCTGGACGAGCCGACCAATCACCTGGACCTGGAAGCCATCCACGCCCTGCGCGACGCGCTGGCGGCGTATCAAGGCACCGTGCTGTTCGTGTCGCACGATCGCTGGTTCGTCTCGCAGCTGGCCACGCGCATCGTCGAGATCACCCCCGATGGCCTGCGCGACTTTGCCGGCACGTACAGCGAGTACCTGGAAAGATGCGGCGACGACCACCTGGACGGCGAGGCGGTGCTCTTGAAGGCCAAGCGCGAACGCAAAGCAGCCACCGGCCGCGACGCGATCACCGCGGCCGCGCCCGCCCCCGGCGAAAGCTGGGAAGAACAGAAACGGCGCCGCAACCGCCTGGCCCAACTGCCGAAGCTGCGCGACAAGGCGCTGGCCGACATCGAGGCCGCCGAGGCGCGCAAGCGCGAGCTTCAAGGTCTTTTCTACAGCGGCGAGTTCTACCAGCGCAGCCCGTCGGAGATCGCGGCCTTGAAACGAGAAGACGCCACGCTGTCGCAGACCATCGAACGCCTGATGGCCACCTGGGAAGACCTGGAGACCGAGCTGCACGCCGCCACCGCCTCGAACACCGCCGGCGATTCGTAG